A window of Aeromicrobium sp. A1-2 contains these coding sequences:
- a CDS encoding NAD(P)/FAD-dependent oxidoreductase has translation MSVHECDVVVVGLGPGGEALVARLAKAGLAVVAVEAELVGGECPYWGCIPSKMLIRGANALAESRRVETLSGSVSVTPDFSKVARRIRDVATDNWDDTVAADRITDAGATLVRGHGRLAGDRTVEVDGQTYVASRGVVLNTGTTASVPPIDGLADTPYWTNREALSNEQAPASLIVIGGGAIGLELAQAYSRFDTQVTVLEGGPRILGPEEPESSELLTRVFEAEGIGVHAGITIDSVAYADGRFTVTSGDVTHEAERLLVAAGRKSRLDDIGLDTVDVDAGRFLPVQDDMSVKNGLWAIGDIVGRGAFTHVAMYHAERAARSILGEPQSDYDTSFPRVTFTDPEVGGVGITESQARERGINVRVGLTDVAASSRGFLHGIGNEGLIKIIIDEDRGVIVGATSAGPMGGETLAALAFAVRAEIPVETLQNTIYAYPTFWRAIESAL, from the coding sequence ATGAGCGTTCACGAGTGTGATGTCGTCGTCGTCGGTCTCGGACCAGGTGGAGAGGCGCTGGTGGCCCGGCTGGCCAAGGCCGGGCTCGCCGTCGTGGCCGTCGAGGCAGAGCTGGTCGGCGGAGAGTGCCCCTACTGGGGGTGCATCCCGTCCAAGATGCTGATCCGTGGGGCCAATGCGCTGGCCGAGTCGCGCCGGGTCGAGACACTGTCCGGCAGCGTCTCGGTGACGCCGGACTTCAGCAAGGTGGCCCGGCGCATCCGCGACGTGGCGACCGACAACTGGGACGACACAGTCGCAGCCGATCGGATCACCGACGCCGGCGCGACACTCGTGCGCGGTCATGGCCGGCTGGCCGGTGATCGCACCGTCGAGGTCGATGGCCAGACGTACGTTGCGTCCAGGGGCGTCGTGCTCAACACCGGCACGACGGCCTCGGTCCCGCCGATCGACGGCCTGGCCGACACTCCGTACTGGACCAACCGGGAGGCGCTCAGCAACGAGCAGGCGCCGGCATCCCTGATCGTCATCGGCGGTGGCGCGATCGGTCTCGAGTTGGCCCAGGCATACTCGCGGTTCGACACCCAGGTCACGGTCCTCGAGGGCGGTCCGCGAATCCTCGGGCCGGAGGAGCCGGAGTCGTCCGAACTCCTCACCAGGGTCTTCGAGGCCGAGGGCATCGGCGTGCATGCCGGCATCACGATCGACAGCGTCGCGTACGCCGACGGCCGATTCACGGTGACCAGCGGTGACGTGACCCACGAAGCCGAGCGGCTGCTCGTGGCGGCCGGCCGGAAGTCCCGACTCGACGACATCGGTCTCGACACGGTGGACGTCGACGCCGGCCGGTTCCTCCCGGTGCAGGACGACATGAGTGTCAAGAACGGCCTCTGGGCGATCGGCGACATCGTGGGTCGGGGGGCGTTCACCCACGTCGCGATGTATCACGCGGAGCGTGCCGCTCGATCGATCCTCGGCGAGCCCCAGAGCGACTACGACACCAGCTTCCCGCGGGTCACGTTCACCGACCCGGAAGTCGGCGGTGTCGGCATCACGGAGTCGCAGGCCCGGGAGCGGGGCATCAACGTGCGGGTCGGACTGACCGACGTCGCCGCGAGCAGCCGTGGCTTCCTGCACGGCATCGGCAACGAGGGACTGATCAAGATCATCATCGACGAGGACCGTGGTGTCATCGTCGGCGCGACGAGTGCGGGGCCCATGGGCGGCGAGACGCTCGCGGCGCTGGCGTTCGCGGTGCGGGCGGAGATCCCGGTCGAGACGCTGCAGAACACCATCTACGCCTATCCGACGTTCTGGCGCGCGATCGAATCCGCGCTCTGA
- a CDS encoding PGPGW domain-containing protein: MSLRSAMLGWFRRTGREVLGWTLIPVGIALMPLPGPGMLIVVSGVALLSRHYVWAQRLLDPLERRAIEAAKYGVATWPRIVVSFLGGLWLFALGIVWMMSPEIPEFDVLSVGFGPQLPAHGWATALGLWASALAAWGLLGYSVVRWREPHVARASAK, from the coding sequence ATGAGCCTTCGGTCCGCCATGTTGGGCTGGTTCCGTCGCACGGGTCGCGAGGTGCTCGGCTGGACCCTGATCCCGGTCGGCATCGCGCTGATGCCTCTGCCCGGCCCCGGCATGCTGATCGTGGTGTCCGGTGTCGCGCTGCTATCACGCCACTACGTCTGGGCGCAGAGGCTGCTGGACCCGTTGGAGCGTCGGGCGATCGAGGCGGCGAAGTACGGCGTGGCGACGTGGCCGCGTATCGTCGTGAGCTTCCTCGGTGGGCTGTGGCTGTTTGCCCTCGGCATCGTGTGGATGATGAGCCCGGAGATCCCGGAGTTCGATGTCCTCAGCGTCGGCTTCGGCCCGCAGCTCCCGGCGCACGGGTGGGCCACGGCCCTCGGCCTGTGGGCCTCGGCGTTGGCGGCGTGGGGGCTCCTCGGCTACAGCGTCGTGCGGTGGCGCGAGCCCCACGTGGCGCGCGCCAGTGCGAAGTGA
- a CDS encoding DUF1295 domain-containing protein, with amino-acid sequence MTPNDLSQSGASLLGGLGIVVVFMGIGLAIAQRQHKLTVVDTMWGLGFVLVAAETALVSAGGDGDPALRWILLAMVSVWGVRLAWHLHSRNSGQAEDPRYAELADADGRSFAQVALMRVFVPQGVAMWLVATPIMIGANNQEICTWLLVVGVAVWAIGLFFEAVGDAQLAKFKTDPANKGQVMDQGLWRYTRHPNYFGDACVWTGIWIVVAGSWPGLATVIGPIAMTLFLTKVTGASLNEKGMKKTKPGYEDYVRRTSGFVPWKPKAPKVR; translated from the coding sequence ATGACACCCAACGACCTGTCCCAGTCCGGCGCCAGCCTCCTCGGGGGGCTCGGGATCGTCGTGGTCTTCATGGGGATCGGGCTCGCGATCGCCCAGCGTCAGCACAAGCTCACGGTCGTCGACACGATGTGGGGCCTCGGCTTCGTGCTCGTTGCGGCCGAGACGGCCCTGGTGTCGGCCGGCGGTGACGGCGATCCAGCGCTGCGCTGGATCCTCCTCGCGATGGTGTCGGTGTGGGGCGTACGGCTCGCCTGGCACCTGCACAGCCGCAACTCCGGGCAGGCCGAGGACCCACGCTACGCCGAGCTCGCGGACGCCGACGGTCGATCGTTCGCCCAGGTCGCACTGATGCGGGTCTTCGTGCCGCAGGGTGTCGCGATGTGGCTCGTGGCGACCCCCATCATGATCGGGGCCAACAACCAGGAAATCTGCACGTGGCTGCTGGTGGTCGGTGTCGCCGTGTGGGCGATCGGACTGTTCTTCGAGGCGGTCGGCGACGCCCAGCTCGCGAAGTTCAAGACCGATCCCGCCAACAAGGGCCAGGTCATGGACCAGGGCTTGTGGCGCTACACCCGCCACCCCAACTACTTCGGAGATGCGTGCGTATGGACCGGCATCTGGATCGTCGTCGCCGGCTCCTGGCCCGGCCTGGCGACGGTCATCGGACCCATCGCCATGACGCTCTTCCTCACCAAGGTGACGGGTGCATCCCTCAACGAGAAGGGCATGAAGAAGACCAAGCCCGGCTACGAGGACTACGTACGTCGCACCAGCGGCTTCGTGCCCTGGAAGCCCAAGGCCCCCAAGGTCCGCTGA
- a CDS encoding S8 family serine peptidase — protein MRNAFGQIMVSVALGATLVAASTSSAGASDDVLSRLDRTLQQTAAGILAAATPGAPLKVVTTSRTSAGPKISTSTASTRSSALKLIVAGLAKKSTIGVDMAHPVQIDVSKDTYRSKQWALSRFGAETAWKTTSGRGVVVAVVDTGVRAAHPDLRGQVLKGYDVVSPGGSADDANGHGTHVAGIIAAVAGNRKGIAGLARHAKILPVRVLDGSGSGDTAGVARGIVWATDHGADVINLSLGSRWSDSAGRAAVEYAQSKNVVVVAAAGNTSCAFLFGSPTAYPAAYPGVIGVGAINSDGSTASYSSCGSWVDVVAPGSGIISTMVQAPDQSLNCPPTYCTLSGTSMATPYAAAAAALEIAHLGRGWRASTVSSLMLSTADDVGSRGYDSRTGNGVINPRRMLAAR, from the coding sequence GTGCGCAACGCATTCGGACAGATCATGGTGTCGGTGGCGCTCGGCGCAACACTGGTCGCGGCCAGCACCTCGAGCGCAGGGGCCTCGGACGACGTCCTCTCACGCCTGGACCGGACGCTGCAGCAGACGGCGGCTGGAATCCTGGCCGCCGCGACCCCGGGCGCACCGCTCAAGGTCGTGACCACGAGCCGCACATCGGCCGGCCCGAAGATCTCCACCAGCACCGCGAGCACGAGGTCGAGTGCGCTCAAGCTCATCGTGGCGGGGCTGGCCAAGAAGTCCACGATCGGCGTCGACATGGCGCACCCCGTGCAGATCGATGTCTCGAAGGACACCTATCGCAGCAAGCAGTGGGCCTTGAGCCGGTTCGGCGCCGAGACCGCGTGGAAGACCACGTCTGGTCGCGGCGTCGTCGTCGCCGTGGTCGACACAGGTGTCCGGGCGGCACATCCAGACCTGCGAGGCCAGGTCCTCAAGGGATATGACGTCGTGTCACCGGGTGGGTCGGCGGACGACGCGAACGGTCACGGCACGCATGTCGCCGGGATCATCGCGGCCGTTGCCGGCAACCGGAAGGGCATTGCCGGGCTGGCCCGCCACGCGAAGATCCTGCCGGTACGCGTGCTCGACGGCTCCGGCTCGGGTGACACCGCTGGCGTGGCCCGCGGCATCGTCTGGGCGACGGACCACGGCGCCGACGTCATCAATCTGTCCCTGGGCTCGCGCTGGAGTGACTCGGCCGGTCGCGCCGCGGTGGAATATGCGCAGTCCAAGAACGTCGTCGTCGTCGCAGCCGCAGGCAACACCTCCTGTGCGTTCCTGTTCGGGTCACCGACCGCCTATCCGGCGGCCTACCCGGGCGTCATCGGGGTCGGCGCAATCAACTCCGACGGCTCGACGGCGTCCTACTCCAGCTGTGGCTCGTGGGTCGACGTGGTGGCGCCGGGCAGCGGCATCATCTCGACGATGGTGCAGGCGCCGGACCAGAGCCTCAACTGCCCACCGACGTACTGCACCCTCTCGGGAACCTCGATGGCCACGCCGTACGCGGCAGCTGCTGCGGCCCTCGAGATCGCCCACCTCGGTCGGGGCTGGCGCGCCTCGACGGTCAGCTCGTTGATGCTGTCGACGGCGGATGACGTGGGATCGCGCGGCTACGACTCGCGGACCGGCAACGGCGTCATCAACCCGCGCCGCATGCTCGCCGCCCGCTGA
- a CDS encoding DNA topoisomerase IB has translation MVRLRRTSPSTPGWERVRHGRGFRYLDQDRRPLEPEQVERCRLLVIPPAWNAVWICPLDNGHLQAVGTDVAGRRQYIYHPDWRVRRDLAKYQRMEGFAAELLKHRTASRRDLGGDGLTLERFAATAFSLLDLGMFRIGSERYVEENGSYGLSTLEKRHVHGTGRGMTFSYPAKSGQDVEVTVRDERVRDVLDTLHRRRGGGDRLLAYKSGRQWHDLAADDVNAYVKELLGDAYSAKDFRTWRGTSIAALSLATSDRASAASRKKSVATAMREVSEHLGNTPAIARSSYVDPRVVDLYADGVTVGSNHRRVAPGATISRTLERQVLRMLRRA, from the coding sequence ATGGTCCGACTCCGCCGTACGTCTCCGTCAACACCGGGCTGGGAGCGGGTGCGTCACGGACGAGGCTTCCGCTACCTCGACCAGGACCGGCGGCCGCTCGAGCCGGAGCAGGTCGAGCGCTGCCGGCTGCTGGTCATCCCGCCCGCGTGGAACGCGGTGTGGATCTGCCCGCTCGACAATGGTCATCTGCAAGCGGTCGGCACCGACGTCGCCGGCCGGAGGCAGTACATCTATCACCCGGACTGGCGAGTGCGGCGGGACCTGGCGAAGTACCAACGGATGGAAGGGTTCGCCGCCGAGCTCCTCAAGCACCGGACCGCATCACGTCGCGACCTCGGCGGCGATGGGCTGACCCTTGAGCGGTTCGCTGCGACGGCATTCAGCCTGCTCGATCTCGGCATGTTCCGCATCGGTTCGGAGCGGTACGTCGAGGAGAACGGGAGCTACGGCCTCTCGACGCTGGAGAAGCGGCACGTGCACGGCACGGGTCGCGGCATGACGTTCTCCTATCCCGCCAAGTCGGGCCAGGACGTCGAGGTCACGGTCCGGGACGAGCGGGTGCGGGACGTGCTCGACACGCTGCACCGCCGCCGGGGGGGCGGCGACCGGCTGCTGGCGTACAAGTCGGGGCGGCAGTGGCACGATCTGGCTGCCGACGACGTCAACGCCTACGTCAAGGAGCTGCTGGGCGACGCGTACTCCGCCAAGGACTTCCGCACCTGGCGCGGCACCTCGATCGCCGCGCTCTCGCTCGCAACCAGCGACCGGGCCTCAGCCGCGAGCCGCAAGAAGTCGGTTGCCACGGCGATGCGTGAGGTGTCCGAGCACCTCGGGAACACCCCGGCGATCGCCCGATCCTCCTACGTCGACCCCCGAGTCGTCGACCTCTACGCCGACGGAGTCACGGTCGGGTCCAACCACCGTCGAGTGGCTCCCGGCGCCACGATCAGTCGCACGCTGGAACGTCAGGTGCTCCGCATGCTGCGCCGCGCCTAG
- a CDS encoding metal-dependent transcriptional regulator encodes MSDLIDTTEMYLRTVYELEEEGIVPLRARIAERLHQSGPTVSQTVARMERDGLLTVEGDRHLELSPRGRQLATRVMRKHRLAERLLTDIIGLEIEFVHEEACRWEHVMSEQVERRLVELLKHPTESPYGNPIPGLSELGQVGADPAFLEGVVPMPKAVSGAIEPIRLVVRRIAEELQKDTEVMSVLRRVGALPGNDVLVSQGHDGLVVARQGETAEIDAEAAAHIFVSG; translated from the coding sequence GTGAGCGACCTGATCGACACCACCGAGATGTATCTCCGCACGGTCTACGAGCTGGAGGAGGAGGGCATTGTGCCCTTGCGCGCCCGGATTGCCGAGCGCCTCCACCAGAGCGGTCCGACAGTCAGCCAGACCGTGGCCCGGATGGAGCGCGACGGCCTGTTGACGGTCGAGGGCGATCGCCACCTCGAGCTGTCCCCCAGGGGGCGCCAGCTTGCGACCCGGGTCATGCGCAAGCACCGGCTCGCCGAGCGTCTGCTGACCGACATCATCGGCCTGGAGATCGAGTTCGTCCACGAGGAGGCGTGCCGCTGGGAGCACGTGATGTCCGAGCAGGTCGAGCGCCGGCTCGTCGAGCTGCTGAAGCATCCGACCGAGTCGCCCTACGGCAATCCGATCCCCGGGCTGTCCGAGCTGGGCCAGGTCGGTGCCGACCCGGCGTTCCTCGAGGGCGTCGTGCCGATGCCCAAGGCCGTCAGTGGCGCGATCGAGCCGATCCGGCTCGTGGTTCGTCGTATCGCCGAGGAGCTGCAGAAGGACACCGAGGTCATGTCGGTGCTGCGCCGGGTGGGTGCACTTCCCGGCAACGACGTGCTGGTCTCGCAGGGCCACGACGGCCTCGTGGTGGCCCGCCAGGGCGAGACCGCCGAGATCGACGCCGAGGCAGCTGCCCACATCTTCGTCTCGGGCTGA
- a CDS encoding 1-aminocyclopropane-1-carboxylate deaminase/D-cysteine desulfhydrase: MSRLGQRFPAADLPHVRLGASPTPVRRLERLGLQDEVWIKDEAGFGDGGWGGNKVRKLEWIIPEAHRRGRDTVLTVGGIGTHWGLAAALYGREHGLRTVLGLVEQPVDEHVREQLRRLAASGAVIHRYPTVGRLKLAAPWILARHSRRGRLPYYLPAGGSSAVGSLGYVETALEIAAQVEAGEMPEPRTLVTAVGSGGTAAGLALGLRLAGLRTRVLGIVVNDSFRLDAVTISRLANQTAALLRDRGADVSIELTPADVSATAVWMGDTYGATTERGSEALALAAEAEGLELEPVYTAKALAAVRGLDGALDGPVLFLQTHGPRPES, from the coding sequence ATGAGTCGACTCGGACAGCGCTTTCCCGCCGCCGACCTGCCGCATGTGCGGCTCGGAGCGAGCCCGACCCCGGTACGCCGGCTCGAGCGGCTCGGGCTGCAGGACGAGGTCTGGATCAAGGATGAGGCCGGGTTCGGTGACGGCGGCTGGGGTGGCAACAAGGTCCGCAAGCTCGAGTGGATCATCCCGGAGGCGCACCGCCGGGGCCGGGACACGGTGCTCACAGTCGGTGGCATCGGCACGCACTGGGGCCTGGCCGCCGCGCTGTACGGACGTGAGCACGGCCTGCGGACGGTCCTCGGGCTGGTGGAGCAACCCGTCGACGAGCACGTGCGCGAGCAGCTCCGTCGACTCGCTGCCTCGGGGGCCGTGATCCACCGCTACCCGACGGTGGGGCGGCTCAAGCTCGCGGCCCCATGGATCCTGGCCCGTCATTCACGCCGCGGGCGATTGCCCTACTACCTGCCCGCCGGCGGCTCCTCGGCGGTCGGCAGCCTCGGCTATGTCGAGACGGCACTCGAGATCGCCGCGCAGGTCGAGGCCGGCGAGATGCCCGAGCCCCGGACACTCGTGACGGCAGTGGGATCGGGGGGCACCGCGGCTGGACTGGCTCTGGGACTCCGGCTCGCCGGGCTCCGCACCCGGGTCCTGGGCATCGTGGTCAACGACTCGTTCCGGCTCGACGCCGTGACCATCAGCCGACTGGCCAACCAGACCGCAGCTCTCCTGCGTGACCGCGGGGCCGACGTCTCGATCGAGCTGACTCCCGCTGACGTGAGCGCCACCGCAGTGTGGATGGGAGACACCTACGGCGCCACGACAGAGCGCGGATCCGAGGCGCTCGCGCTGGCAGCCGAAGCCGAGGGGCTGGAGCTCGAGCCGGTCTACACCGCCAAGGCGCTGGCCGCCGTTCGTGGACTGGACGGCGCTCTGGACGGGCCGGTCCTGTTCCTGCAGACCCACGGGCCTCGCCCGGAGTCGTAG
- a CDS encoding cyclopropane-fatty-acyl-phospholipid synthase family protein → MNIASSLLSLAEETLGLSLPIRLRAWDGSEAGVPGAPVVVIRSKRALRHIIWKPGELGVARAYVQGDLDIEGDLGDGLRAMWNAVRDARIADQSAGRPTIGPKQIAKAVALAVRLGAIGRRPPAPAAESNLTGELHSKERDQAAISHHYDLSNDFYELILDPNVAYSSGYHLTPDMTLEEAQTAKLHLICKKLGLQPGMKMVDIGSGWGSLTLFAAEHYGVHVTGVTLSIEQRDYVMGKAAERGLADKVNVSLRHFRDLEASGVMDNGIDAIASIEMGEHVGDAEYVVFVDSIHRYLKPGGRALIQQMSRSNDAPGDSPGGGPFIETYIAPDMHMKPLAKTIGLIAASGLEIRDVQAMREHYPQTVAGWAAKLEDNWDTAVKLIGEENARVWRLYLVGGALAFEENRMGVDQVLSVKPSARGVSSMPSSPLAWLA, encoded by the coding sequence GTGAACATCGCATCCTCCCTCCTGTCGCTGGCTGAGGAGACTCTCGGCCTCTCGCTCCCGATCCGCCTGCGCGCCTGGGATGGCAGCGAGGCCGGCGTACCCGGAGCCCCTGTCGTCGTGATCCGCAGCAAGAGGGCCCTGCGACACATCATCTGGAAGCCGGGCGAGCTCGGAGTGGCTCGCGCGTACGTCCAGGGGGACCTCGACATCGAGGGCGACCTCGGCGACGGACTGCGGGCGATGTGGAACGCCGTGCGCGACGCCCGCATCGCTGATCAGAGCGCCGGACGTCCCACGATCGGCCCCAAGCAGATCGCCAAGGCCGTGGCACTCGCCGTGCGGCTCGGAGCAATCGGCCGACGTCCGCCGGCACCTGCCGCCGAGTCAAATCTGACCGGTGAGCTGCACAGCAAGGAGCGTGACCAAGCCGCGATCTCGCACCATTACGACCTGTCGAACGACTTCTACGAGCTGATCCTCGATCCCAACGTGGCCTATTCCAGCGGATACCACCTGACGCCCGACATGACGCTCGAGGAGGCGCAGACCGCCAAGCTGCACCTTATCTGCAAGAAGCTCGGCCTGCAGCCGGGCATGAAGATGGTCGACATCGGGTCCGGCTGGGGCTCACTGACGCTGTTCGCAGCCGAGCACTACGGCGTGCACGTCACCGGCGTGACGCTCTCGATCGAGCAGCGCGACTACGTCATGGGCAAGGCCGCCGAGCGTGGACTCGCAGACAAGGTCAACGTCAGCCTGCGCCACTTCCGCGATCTCGAGGCGTCGGGCGTGATGGACAACGGCATCGACGCGATCGCCTCGATCGAGATGGGCGAGCACGTCGGCGACGCGGAGTACGTCGTGTTCGTCGACTCGATCCACCGCTACCTCAAGCCCGGCGGCCGCGCGCTGATCCAGCAGATGTCGCGCAGCAACGACGCCCCCGGTGACAGCCCCGGCGGAGGGCCGTTCATCGAGACGTACATCGCGCCTGACATGCACATGAAGCCGTTGGCCAAGACGATCGGCCTGATCGCCGCGTCGGGCCTGGAGATCCGCGACGTCCAGGCGATGCGCGAGCACTACCCACAGACGGTTGCAGGCTGGGCCGCGAAGCTCGAGGACAATTGGGACACCGCGGTCAAGCTGATCGGCGAGGAGAACGCCCGCGTGTGGCGCCTCTACCTCGTCGGTGGCGCGCTGGCATTCGAGGAGAACCGCATGGGCGTCGACCAGGTCCTCTCGGTCAAGCCCAGCGCCAGGGGTGTCAGCAGCATGCCGAGCAGTCCGCTCGCCTGGCTGGCATAG
- a CDS encoding HAD-IIA family hydrolase — protein MTKAIETWLTDMDGVLVHEEKAIPGAAEFINRLKQTGRKFLVLTNNSIFTPRDLCARLRAAGIDLPESAIWTSALATAKFLSEQRPDGTAYVIGEAGMTTALHNVGYIMTSRDPEYVVLGETRTYSFEAITRAIQLIDNGARFIATNPDATGPSPGGSLPATGSVAALITKATGVEPYFVGKPNPLMMRSALNQIEGHSETTVMIGDRMDTDVLSGLEAGLRTFLVLTGSTAPGEVERFPFRPTEVFESIADIVPLVQP, from the coding sequence ATGACCAAGGCGATCGAGACATGGCTGACCGACATGGATGGCGTGCTCGTCCACGAGGAGAAGGCGATCCCCGGGGCCGCCGAGTTCATCAACCGACTCAAGCAGACCGGTCGCAAGTTCCTGGTCCTCACCAACAACTCGATCTTCACCCCCCGTGACCTGTGCGCGCGGCTGCGTGCCGCCGGCATCGATCTGCCGGAGTCGGCGATCTGGACGTCGGCGCTGGCCACTGCCAAGTTCCTCAGCGAGCAGCGACCCGACGGCACGGCGTACGTCATCGGCGAGGCCGGCATGACCACGGCGCTGCACAACGTCGGCTACATCATGACGAGCCGCGACCCGGAGTACGTCGTGCTGGGGGAGACCCGCACGTATTCGTTCGAGGCGATCACCCGAGCGATCCAGCTGATCGACAACGGCGCGCGGTTCATCGCGACCAATCCTGATGCCACCGGACCGTCGCCCGGCGGTTCGTTGCCCGCGACGGGCTCGGTTGCGGCACTGATCACCAAGGCAACGGGAGTCGAGCCCTACTTCGTGGGCAAGCCCAACCCACTGATGATGCGTAGCGCGCTCAACCAGATCGAGGGCCACTCCGAGACGACGGTCATGATCGGCGACCGGATGGACACCGACGTGCTCTCGGGTCTCGAGGCCGGGCTGCGAACGTTCCTGGTGCTGACCGGGTCGACCGCGCCGGGCGAGGTCGAGCGGTTCCCGTTCCGACCGACCGAGGTCTTCGAGTCGATCGCGGACATCGTTCCCCTCGTCCAGCCCTGA